The following are encoded together in the Pungitius pungitius chromosome 7, fPunPun2.1, whole genome shotgun sequence genome:
- the prrc2c gene encoding protein PRRC2C isoform X1, giving the protein MSEKSGQSTKAKDGKTKYATLSLFNTYKGKSLETQKTAVAARHGLQSLGKVASSRRMPPPANLPSLKAENKGNDPNVNIVPKDGSGWASRPEGGEERLQETPPPPQIKPPVPQPPEPSVGGSRSWASSKPAQPEGAPRVSSHFQQEFPSLQAAGEAEKGEEPEVEPYGPGPSLRPQNVGSWREGGGRNLIAAPSPPELDGKVPEEAAVGLGLSTSAGEAEEPVRSLVADGKEGVATSAPPTQPKLNGGQQPAAGVPTHFDPAFRSMMPPYMFHAYPQMTFAPGQGSLRYPLPQEAAKMVRGPCPVRPQQGPPQSWHQDPDRPSIISATELKELDNLDTDTDEGWAGAQMEVDYTEKLNFSDDEEHAAKEKRENWERTRPRPPDGLEGWAEGGEDRGKALWAEGGPGAPSPGGAGHYSKLSAPPDYQGGGRSVGAAPQRIIKPAAAAPGADEDPEAWRQKRKKPQEVSEAVERARRRREEEERRMDEQRLAACAEKLKRLNEKHRPANESKSPPPQATNEEDRAPQEEESFSASAPSPLAPVPAPPSQAPITEAPLPERVEQGREEEEEQREGAEPTVQDEEVMAEVLVEEEEVHVPRQPSPPIQRPVVVAAEHQTERGSPFEEAEPPMEEEPVGGTSAAIPDYFGPEDDLVDEPRLPPPHMEPPSGEEVPTAPPQLEGEAAAALRPTLTAGYSKQFQKSLPPRFLRQQEQLKQQQWQQQQHQGGGSVSPSGGSAGVAAPQQQQHRSMYPPMGPHHQHLASMGFDPRWLMMQSYMDPRMMSGRPPMDLPANIHPGRMPPKQIVRREPGDNSSAGSDSFDHPARQSRERGLLWGSELLPPVAPPKGRDDIKEPRMDSALDLDRALPAMYPQDHSALDSHKSNFFQDPSESLSAFSQGPEDVPVPAGPTFDPEEPGLPSGEEVEALGQAMLQRSVSQGSSPSLQLDEPGFDALSQGGKSVDLQDGERPDNKPQNEYPPPADGSHKQEKLPLPASSKQKAELRWAARSSAGRREGPGGERPLRRSGPIKKPVLRDMKEEREQREEREKRHERGERGDRPKKDPSSKAPPAAAVVSEASGPPGEGPKEAPEPEEPPTAHQRVRDSQASCGPPTSSSQEEKAEKVEKVEKPPGNEKQPEPKLPCRKESSLPPPRSYRRDEREKDLDLDMDKERDREWPTDSNFKGRGRGEYYSRGRSYRGTYSGRNRGGRGRSRAEFNYREPRSRSDLLSAGGAAAFRNREESETRSESSDFEVIPKRRRRRGSDTDSESEGGRESASDTGPSDREPSTKAARPLRRELPGEARPGPHKPGFGPPHMGDRAGPRDDDGRPKPGFLPKGEPSRRGRGGLYSRRGGARERGGPRPGPLRRPGAREPSSHWPSKPMETFRPEDAEARYDNPAADRRYPKPEGKRFGDVAPQSGRERPRRTRPARPPRQDKPPRFRRLKEREAAVLASGDAIPSPPVPLLPASGSALSKAPGPPGTAPAEAAAGALPPMDLSSPTETPLPETSSPAVGTKSPDLSNQNSSDQANEEWETASESSDFNERREREERRGALEAANEAANASAAAPVPPQGSSTPSKSPPDGLVTPRRDGAPVAKRSFSNQRPAERQNRRGNSGAKPVRSYTGGKGERRGGGRTGRKGPAAQQNSEGGAQGAGGTSQRPPKDQVRRKDEAKQAAKKPKENALSQFDLNNYASVVIIDDHPEVTTTEDPQSNPNDDGFTEVVSRKQQKRLQDEEKRKKEEQTPQTWSKKASSEKGRGGGGKLPPRFAKKSSQQQQKQQQKQQQQQQQPSSQSPAVPPPQAQPLIPAPQPAHLTPSQAAASPQALEGTVVPQASAPPPALDFTSKSLLPTQPHSTLGTELWENKVAAPAPLPEVKKLGPISPPQPPSVSAWTKPLTSFTGSVGEGVKPGSEVAAELAMESIQFGAPSSAGSTDSDGAPALLEAVSENKLPPPKEQRQKQPRAGPIKAQKLPEMEPVETKEYKPGPIGKERSLKNRKAIDARGGDAEGLEGGVPGGVVCRATDSSPPISDATVPELGGDIEGMITVPSAEYHSNSKESVTDYTTPSASLADSVPTAGGKIEESLVANVALPHSLPLPRRETLQQSSGLSTVSPATVDLTLKMESARKAWENSPSLEKNSPVTSSSSPITSCASSYSTFSSASMPQIPVASVTPSTSLSVAGTYTTSSLGTKTATACDPPNICKVKPQQLQGGGLSSSSSSFSQLSCVPTLLPQQQQTPQVYVSQSAAGSAAQIPAFYMDTSHLFSTPHPRLAPPSLAQQQGFQPGISQPTAVQQIPIPIYAPLQGQPQHQHQHQPQHQHQHQHQHQHQHQHQPQHQHQHQHQHQAQLGLSTGPPVSQHQDLFSSSLQPYRSQQAFMQSSLSQPSMMLSGPPLHSYGGVQASELGKPQSGLAYQQASSAQHIPILFEPQLNQPSGMGGSQLIDTHLLQVTSLHKGSVPLGLMARQGMSQHSNMYSGQVQPHGQSSYYSSTQSPSSAMQQMAVQMPSSQLSLPNFGSGGGQPLLALPPTPPQAQPPNLNRQPPVSQPYRGFMGPNHGMMPPSKMDLDLKLFGSGMDVKPGTPPIGARSTTPTSSHYRASSTSPSSQSSKINSMLYQKQFQASSAGLRMSQHFPGQFPPQILSQPNIVSPLVRPPHVNSFQRSSMGPPMGPPMSPNMGGGLMPHPRPQHPQLSQHPPRGPPGPSLAPRGTQSGLRVEQDLKAKQRAEVLQATHKFFSEQQQLKAPQVPKGGKPPLEAPAPNHQGMSERADPDKPPMSTAKPVRTGPIKPQAVKPEEGK; this is encoded by the exons ATGTCCGAGAAGTCAGGGCAAAGCACCAAGGCAAAGGATGGCAAAACAAAGTATGCAACCCTTAGCCTCTTCAACACCTACAAGGGCAAGTCTCTGGAAACCCAGAAAACTGCAG TGGCTGCCAGACATGGGCTCCAAAGTCTGGGCAAAGTGGCCTCCAGCCGACGCATGCCCCCCCCAGCCAACCTGCCCAGCCTGAAGGCCGAGAACAAGGGAAACGACCCCAACGTCAACATCGTCCCCAAAGACGGGAGCGGCTGGGCCTCTCGccccgaggggggggaggagag GCTACAGgagacgccccccccaccccagatcAAACCACCCGTGCCTCAGCCACCAGAGCCTTCTGTGGGGGGCAGCCGCTCCTGGGCCAGCAGCAAGCCGGCGCAGCCCGAGG GGGCCCCTCGCGTGAGCAGCCATTTTCAGCAGGAGTTCCCCAGCCTGCAGGCCGCTGGCGAGGCAGAGAAAGGGGAGGAGCCGGAGGTGGAGCCTTATGGACCGGGCCCCAGCCTGCGACCTCAAA ATGTTGGCAGTTGGCGTGAAGGCGGCGGCAGGAATCTCATCGCTGCCCCCAGCCCCCCTGAGCTGGATGGGAAGGTCCCGGAGGAGGCCGCCGTGGGGCTCGGGCTCTCCACGTCAGCAGGGGAGGCCGAGGAGCCCGTACGCAGCCTAGTCGCCGACGGCAAGGAGGGGGTGGCCACCTCTGCCCCCCCGACTCAACCCAAGCTTAACGGGGGCCAGCAGCCTGCCGCCGGCGTCCCGACGCACTTCGACCCTGCGTTCAGGAGCATGATGCCGCCCTAC ATGTTCCACGCGTACCCTCAGATGACCTTTGCCCCGGGGCAAGGAAGCCTCAGGTACCCTCTACCGCAAGAAGCAGCCAA GATGGTCAGGGGTCCTTGTCCGGTGCGGCCCCAGCAGGGCCCCCCCCAGTCCTGGCACCAGGACCCCGACAGACCCTCCATCATCAGCGCAACAGAGCTGAAAGAGCTGGACAACCTGGACACGGATACCGACGAGGGCTGGGCAG GAGCCCAGATGGAGGTGGACTACACGGAGAAGCTGAACTTCAGCGATGACGAGGAACACGCTgcgaaggagaagagggagaactG GGAGCGGACACGACCTCGCCCCCCCGACGGCCTGGAGGGCTGGGCGGAGGGCGGCGAGGACCGCGGTAAAGCCTTGTGGGCCGAGGGCGGTCCCGGAGCGCCCTCGCCTGGCGGGGCGGGGCATTACAGCAAGTTGTCTGCCCCCCCGGACTATCAG GGTGGCGGTCGCTCAGTCGGGGCGGCGCCCCAACGCATCATCAaaccggcggcggcggcgcccggAGCCGACGAGGACCCGGAAGCCTGGCGGCAGAAGCGCAAGAAGCCGCAAGAGGTCTCTGAAGCCGTGGAGCGAGCGAGGAGgcgaagggaggaggaggagcggcggaTGGACGAGCAGCGGCTTGCCGCCTGCGCCGAAAAACTCAAACGACTCAATGAGAAACACCGGCCGGCCAATGAGAGCAAGTCGCCTCCTCCTCAGGCCACCAACGAAGAAGACAGAGCGCCCCAAGAGGAGGAGTCCTTCTCGGCCTCCGCTCCCAGTCCTCTGGCGCCGGTCCCAGCGCCACCGTCACAGGCCCCGATCACGGAAGCTCCGCTCCCTGAGAGGGTGGAGCaaggcagggaggaggaggaggagcagcgagaGGGAGCAGAACCAACGGTCCAGGACGAGGAGGTGATGGCggaggtgctggtggaggaggaagaggtgcacGTGCCTCGTCAGCCCAGCCCCCCCATCCAGAGACCCGTGGTTGTAGCTGCGGAGCACCAGACGGAGAGGGGGAGCCCCTTTGAAGAGGCGGAGCCCCcgatggaggaggagccggtGGGCGGGACCTCGGCGGCGATCCCAGACTACTTCGGCCCGGAGGACGACCTCG TGGACGAGCCCCGCCTGCCCCCGCCTCACATGGAACCCCCCAGTGGGGAAGAAGTCCCCACAGCGCCACCGCAGCTGGAGGGAGAAGCAGCCGCTGCTCTGCGTCCGACTCTCACTGCAGGATATTCCAAACAGTTCCAGAAGTCTCTGCCGCCTCGGTTCCTCCGGCAGCAG GAGCAGTTGAAGCAGCAGcaatggcagcagcagcagcaccagggtGGGGGCTCAGTTTCTCCATCAGGTGGCAGCGCCGGCGTTGCAgctccacaacaacaacaacaccgcTCCATGTATCCACCCATGGGcccccaccaccagcacctGGCCTCCATGGGGTTTGACCCCCGCTGGCTCATGATGCAGTCCTACATGGACCCCCGCATGATGTCGGGACGTCCTCCCATGGACCTGCCTGCTAACATTCATCCTG GGAGGATGCCTCCAAAGCAGATCGTGCGCCGAGAGCCGGGGGACAACTCCAGCGCCGGCTCGGACTCCTTCGACCACCCGGCGCGACAGAGTCGTGAGCGCGGCCTGTTGTGGGGATCGGAGCTGCTGCCACCCGTAGCCCCCCCAAAAGGACGGGATGATATCAAGGAGCCCAG GATGGACTCTGCTTTGGATCTGGACCGGGCTCTTCCAGCCATGTATCCCCAGGACCACAGTGCACTGGACTCTCATAAAAGTAACTTCTTCCAAGACCCATCGGAGTCCCTGTCAGCGTTTAGCCAGGGCCCAGAGGACGTCCCGGTGCCGGCGGGCCCAACCTTTGACCCCGAGGAGCCGGGCCTGCCCAGCGGGGAAGAGGTGGAGGCGCTCGGTCAGGCCATGCTCCAGAGGAGCGTCTCCCAGGGCTCCAGCCCCTCCCTCCAGCTGGACGAGCCCGGGTTCGATGCGCTGTCCCAGGGGGGGAAGTCTGTGGATCTGCAGGACGGGGAGCGGCCCGACAATAAACCCCAGAATGAataccccccccctgctgatggATCGCACAAACAAGAGAAGCTGCCTCTTCCAGCCTCGAGCAAGCAGAAGGCCGAGCTGCGCTGGGCCGCGAGATCGAGCGCCGGACGCAGAGAAGGACCCGGGGGGGAGCGGCCCCTCCGCCGGTCTGGACCCATTAAGAAGCCCGTCCTGCGGGACATGAAGGAGGAGCGAgaacaaagagaagagagagagaagcgacACGAGAGGGGCGAACGAGGGGACCGGCCCAAAAAGGATCCGTCATCCAAAGCTCCTCCTGCGGCTGCTGTCGTGTCCGAGGCCTCTGGACCTCCGGGGGAGGGGCCGAAGGAGGCCCCCGAGCCGGAGGAACCGCCGACGGCTCATCAGAGAGTCAGAGACTCCCAGGCCTCGTGCgggccccccacctcctcctctcaggaggagaaggcggagaaggtggagaaggtggagaaacCGCCCGGCAACGAGAAGCAGCCGGAGCCCAAGCTGCCCTGCAGGAAGGAgtccagcctcccccccccccggtcctacCGCCGGGACGAGAGGGAGaaggacctggacctggacatGGACAAGGAGCGGGACAGAGAGTGGCCCACCGACTCCAACTTCAAAGGACGCGGCCGAGGGGAGTATTACTCCAGAGGGCGGAGCTACCGGGGCACTTACAGCGGCCGGAACCGGGGGGGTCGCGGCCGGAGCCGGGCGGAGTTCAATTACCGAGAGCCCCGCTCGCGCTCGGACTTGCTTTCTGCAGGAGGCGCCGCGGCCTTCCGCAACCGAGAGGAGAGCGAGACGCGCAGCGAGAGCTCCGACTTCGAGGTGATTCCCAAGCGGCGCCGGCGGCGCGGCTCAGACACGGACTCTGAGAGCGAAGGAGGCCGAGAGTCGGCCAGCGACACGGGGCCGTCGGACCGCGAGCCCAGCACCAAGGCCGCTCGTCCGCTGAGACGAGAGCTCCCCGGGGAGGCCCGGCCCGGGCCCCACAAGCCGGGCTTCGGACCCCCTCACATGGGGGACCGGGCCGGGCCCCGAGACGACGACGGCCGGCCCAAGCCGGGATTCCTCCCGAAGGGAGAGCCCTCTCGGCGGGGAAGAGGAGGATTGTACAGCAGACGAGGTGGAGCGAGGGAGCGCGGCGGCCCCCGGCCCGGCCCCCTCAGACGGCCAGGAGCCAGAGAGCCGTCGTCCCATTGGCCCTCTAAGCCCATGGAGACGTTCAGGCCCGAGGACGCCGAGGCCCGATACGACAACCCGGCAGCCGACCGGCGATACCCGAAGCCTGAAGGCAAGCGATTCGGAGACGTGGCCCCTCAGAGCGGCAGGGAGAGGCCTCGTCGGACCAGACCGGCACGGCCCCCCAGGCAGGATAAACCCCCCCGCTTCAGGCGCCTGAAGGAGCGGGAGGCTGCCGTGTTGGCGAGTGGAGACGCCATCCCCAGTCCCCCAGTCCCACTGCTCCCAGCAAGTGGCTCCGCCCTGTCCAAAGCCCCGGGGCCCCCCGGGACGGCTCCTGCCGAGGCAGCAGCAGGCGCCTTGCCGCCGATGGACCTGTCCTCCCCCACAGAGACTCCCTTGCCGGAGACCAGCAGCCCCGCGGTCGGTACCAAGTCCCCCGACCTGTCCAACCAGAACTCCTCGGATCAGGCCAACGAGGAGTGGGAGACGGCGTCGGAGAGCAGCGACTTCAACgagaggagagagcgagaggagaggaggggagcgcTGGAGGCGGCAAACGAAGCGGCCAACGCCTCTGCTGCGGCCCCCGTGCCCCCGCAGGGCTCCTCCACCCCCAGCAAAAGCCCCCCCGACGGACTGGTGACTCCCAGACGGGACGGGGCTCCTGTGGCCAAGAGGAGCTTCTCCAACCAGAGGCCTGCGGAGAGGCAGAATCGTAGAGGCAACAGCGGAGCCAAACCGGTCCGGAGCTACACGGGGGGCAagggcgagaggaggggggggggcaggaccgGCCGCAAAGG CCCTGCAGCGCAGCAGAACTCAGAAGGTGGTGCACAGGGTGCTGGAGGAACATCGCAGAGGCCTCCAAAGGACCAGGTGCGACGTAAAGACGAGGCCAAGCAGGCCGCCAAGAAGCCCAAGGAGAACGCGCTCTCTCAGTTCGACCTCAACAACTACGCCA GTGTCGTGATCATCGATGACCACCCGGAGGTCACCACCACAGAGGACCCTCAGTCCAACCCCAACGATGACGGCTTCACGGAGGTCGTCTCCCGCAAACAACAGAAGCGACTGCAGGACGAGGAGAAGCGGAAGAAGGAGGAGCAAACGCCTCAG ACCTGGAGTAAAAAAGCCTCAAGCGAGAAGGGCAGAGGGGGCGGAGGAAAGCTGCCCCCCAGATTCGCTAAAAAGtcgtcacaacaacaacaaaaacaacagcaaaaacaacaacaacaacagcagcagccctcCTCTCAGTCccctgcagtccccccccctcaggcccaGCCCCTCATTCCTGCTCCCCAGCCTGCTCACCTCACCCCCTCCCAAGCCGCTGCCTCCCCCCAGGCTCTGGAAGGAACCGTGGTCCCACaggcctccgccccccctcccgccctggACTTCACCTCAAAGAGTTTACTGCCCACGCAGCCGCACAGCACTCTGGGTACAGAGCTGTGGGAGAACAAGGTGgcggcccccgcccccctccctgaaGTCAAGAAGc TTGgtcccatcagccccccccagcccccttcTGTGAGCGCCTGGACCAAACCGCTGACCTCCTTCACCGGCTCCGTCGGCGAG GGGGTGAAGCCGGGGTCGGAGGTCGCGGCGGAGCTGGCGATGGAGAGTATTCAGTTTGGAGCGCCGTCGTCTGCGGGCAGCACGGACAGCGACGGCGCCCCGGCGCTGCTGGAGGCCGTCTCTGAAaacaagctgcccccccccaaggagCAGCGACAGAAGCAGCCGCGAGCCGGACCAATCAAAGCGCAGAAG CTTCCTGAAATGGAACCAGTGGAAACCAAGGAGTACAAGCCGGGTCCCATCGGAAAAGAGCGCTCTCTAAAGAACCGCAAGGCCATAGATGcccgggggggggacgcagaggGGCTGGAGGGAGGAGTCCCCGGGGGGGTCGTCTGCAGAGCCACAGACTCCAGTCCTCCCATCAGCGACGCCACCGTCCCCGAGCTGGGAGGAGACATCGAGGGCATGATCACCGTCCCCTCGGCAGAGTACCACAGCAACTCCAAG GAGTCCGTCACGGACTACACCaccccctccgcctccctggCAGACAGCGTTCCCACCGCAGGAGGAAAGATAGAAGAGAGCCTGGTGGCAAAC gtggCGCTGCCTCACTCGCTGCCCCTCCCCCGACGAGAGACGCTGCAGCAGAGCTCCGGCCTGAGCACCGTGTCTCCGGCCACTGTGGACCTCACGCTGAAG ATGGAGTCGGCCCGCAAGGCGTGGGAGAACTCCCCAAGTCTGGAGAAGAACTCTCCggtcacctcctcttcctcccccatcACCTCCTGTGCGTCCTCGtactccaccttctcctccgcctccatgCCACAGATCCCCGTGGCGTCCGTCACGCCCAGCACCTCGCTGTCAG TCGCCGGCACCTACACCACGTCGTCCCTCGGCACCAAGACCGCCACGGCCTGCGACCCCCCCAACATCTGCAAGGTGAAGCCCCAGCAGCTGCAGGGTGGAGGtctgtcctccagcagcagcagcttctctcaGCTGAGCTGCGTCCCGACCCTCctcccgcagcagcagcagaccccCCAGGTGTACGTCTCTCAGTCTGCAGCAG GTTCTGCAGCTCAGATTCCAGCCTTCTACATGGACACTAGCCACCTCTTCAGCACCCCCCACCCTCGCCTGGCCCCCCCCTCGCTGGCGCAGCAGCAGGGCTTCCAGCCGGGCATCTCGCAG CCCACAGCAGTGCAGCAGATCCCCATCCCCATCTACGCCCCCCTGCAGGGTCAGCCCCAgcaccaacaccaacaccaGCCCCAGCACCAACACCAACATCAGCACCAGCACCAACATCAGCACCAACACCAGCcccagcatcagcatcagcaccaacaccaacaccaGGCCCAGCTGGGGCTCAGCACCGGCCCCCCCGTCTCGCAGCATCAGGACCTGTTCAgttcctccctgcagccttACAG GTCCCAGCAGGCCTTCATGCAGAGCAGCCTGTCGCAGCCCTCCATGATGCTGTCGGGCCCCCCCCTGCACAGCTACGGCGGCGTGCAGGCCTCTGAGCTGGGGAAGCCTCAGTCCGGCCTGGCCTATCAGCAGGCCTCCTCCGCGCAGCACATCCCCATCCTGTTTGAGCCGCAGCTCAACCAGCCCTCTGGCATGGGGGGCTCCCAGCTCATcgacacacacctgctgcaggTAACCAGTCTGCACAAAGGAAGTGTCCCACTGGGCCTCATG GCCCGTCAGGGGATGAGTCAGCACTCCAACATGTACTCGGGGCAGGTGCAGCCGCACGGCCAGAGCAGCTACTACAGCAGCACGCAGTCGCCCAGCTCGGCCATGCAGCag ATGGCGGTCCAGATGCCCAGCTCCCAGCTGTCGCTGCCTAACTTTGGCTCAGGCGGAGGCCAGCCCCTCCTGGCGCtgccccccactcccccccagGCCCAGCCCCCCAACCTCAACCGCCAGCCCCCGGTCTCCCAGCCGTACAGAGGCTTCATGGGCCCCAACCACGGCATGATGCCCCCCAGCAAG ATGGACCTGGACCTGAAGCTCTTTGGCAGCGGGATGGATGTGAAGCCCGGAACGCCCCCCATCGGAGCCAGGAGCACCACGCCCACCTCCAGCCATTACAG agccAGCTCCACCTCCCCCAGCAGCCAGTCCAGTAAGATCAACAGCATGCTGTACCAGAAGCAGTTCCAGGCCAGCTCCGCCGGCTTGAGGATGTCGCAGCACTTCCCGGGCCAGTTCCCCCCCCAG ATTCTGTCTCAGCCCAACATCGTCTCCCCTCTGGTTCGACCCCCCCACGTCAACTCGTTCCAGCGCTCCTCTATGGGCCCCCCCATGGGCCCCCCGATGTCCCCCAACATGGGCGGCGGCCTCATGCCCCACCCCCGACCTCAGCACCCCCAGCTAAGCCAGCACCCCCCCCGAGGACCTCCCGGCCCCTCGCTGGCCCCCAGAGGCACGCAGTCGGGTCTGAGGGTGGAGCAGGACCTGAAG gcgAAGCAGCGGGCCGAGGTCCTCCAGGCCACCCACAAGTTCTtctcagagcagcagcagctcaaggCCCCGCAGGTCCCCAAGGGGGGCAAACCCCCCCTCGAGGCCCCCGCCCCAAACCACCAGGGGATGAGTGAGCGGGCGGATCCAGACAAACCCCCCATGTCCACGGCCAAGCCCGTCAGAACCGGCCCCATAAAGCCACAGGCCGTCAAACCGGAGGAAGGCAAGTGA